The sequence below is a genomic window from Synechococcus sp. PCC 7335.
CCTGGTAGTGGCCGCTGACGATGGCGTTAGACCGCAGACCATTGAGGCGATTAGTCATGCTAAAGCAGCTGGTGTACCCATTGTGGTCGCTATCAACAAGATTGATAAAGAGGCGGCTAATCCAGATCGCGTGAAGCAGGAGCTGATGGAATATGAGCTTGTGCCTGAAGAGTACGGCGGCGACACCATTATGGTGCCGGTGAGTGCGATTACAGGCGAGAACGTAGACACTATTCTAGAGATGCTGCTGCTAGTCGCGGAAGTAGAAGATCTTCAGGCTAACCCTGAGCGTCTGGCTCGCGGCACTGTAATTGAAGCGCATCTGGACAAAGCTCGCGGCCCTGTGGCGACGCTGCTAGTTCAGAATGGTACGCTAAAGATCGGTGATGCTTTTGCCGCGGGGCCTGTGTTTGGTCGAGTAAAAGCGATGATTGACGACCGAGGCCATCGCTCTGAAGAAGTCAAACCCTCTTTTGCGGTGGAAGTGCTCGGCCTAAACGACGTGCCCCCAGCAGGTGAAGAGTTTGAGGTGTATTCAGAAGAGCGCAATGCTCGCGCAGCAGCAGACGAAAAGGCCATTGAACAGCGGCAGTCTCGTCTAGCTCAAACGATGGCTTCACGCCGCGTCACTCTCAACTCTTTGTCGGAGCAAGCTAAAGAAGGTGAGCTCAAAGAGTTGAACTTGATTCTAAAAGCAGACGTACAGGGCTCCTTAGAAGCTATTCTTGGATCTTTACAGCAGCTGCCTCAAAATGAAGTCCAAATTCGAGTGCTGATGGCAGCGCCGGGTGAAATCAGCGAGACAGACGTAGATCTAGCGGCAGCCAGTGGCGCGGTGATTATCGGCTTCAACACCACAGTTTCGAACAGTGCGCGCCTAGAAGCTGACAATATGGGTGTGGACATCCAAGACTACGACATCATCTATAAGCTCCTAGAGGATATCGAAGGCGCGATGGAGGGTCTGCTAGAGCCTGAGATGGTTGAAGAATCATTGGGTCAAGTGGAAGTCCGTGCTGTCTTCCCTGTGCGCAAAGGAACGGTTGCTGGTTGCTATGTGCTTTCTGGTAAGGTAACGCGTAATTGCCGAGTTAGGGTTAATCGGGGTGGTGACGTTGTTTACGTAGGCAACCTGGATTCGCTCAAACGGATGAAAGACGATGCTAAAGAAGTTAACGCTGGCTTTGAATGCGGTATCGCGGTCGGTGGCTTCAATGACTGGAAAGAAGGCGACATTATCGATGCCTTCAAGATGGTGTCTCAGCGGCGGACACTGGCACGAGTGTAGAGGCTCACTACAGACCTAAATAGCGATGATTGAGTTGCAGCAGAACCGCTACCTTTGGATACATTTCGCCGGGTTGGCGTTTGTTCCTCTGCTGCTGGATGTCTGCTTAGCAGGGCTTGCTTCGGCAGGGCCTGCTTTGCCTTTTCATGGGCAGTTCTGGGCGATCGCCCTAGTTGGAATCGTCCCCGCTTTAGCTATGCAGTGGTTCAAACCCTTCTACATTTTCAGTTTGCCACCTTCTGCTTTAAGTCCCGCTGCACTAAGTGAAGATCAGCGACGGTGTTTACAGATTTTTAAATCTTGGCAGATCAAAGCCTTATCAGTGATAGTGGCTATTTTCTCACTATGGCTATTGAAGCAGATCTACCTATTGCTGCCGCAGATTAGTCCGCTAATGACGCCAAACGCTGGATTGATTTGGGGCGCGATCGCGTTTTTCATAGCTTCTAGCTTCATGCAAATTTCTATCAGTGCAGGAAGAGCGTTGCTAATTGGGCCAACGGCCTTAAAGCGAGTTCCTGCTGTAGACGAAAGTGCGATCGCCACTGACTTTCTCATTCTAGGTATCCGGCTTAATCAACTCTTACCAGCGGTCCCTGACCCGCCAGCAACGGGGAAAATAGCCCTAGAGGAGATGGCTACAGAATTCGATAAAGAGATTCAAGCAGCTCATGAAACGACAGTGATAGCCGAACCGGATCAAACTTCTTCGGTAGAAGTACCAGGTGAAGACATACAGCCCTCTAATAGCGAACCGGCAGAAGTCCTAGAACCATCAGAACCATCAGTAGATGTAGAGTCGCCAGCGGATGAGGCTAGTGAAGTAGAAGTTGTCATTCCTGAAAGCCTTCCCCCTGAAGAAGGTTCATCACCATAGTTGAATTTGGGCTCGGGTTAGCGCCCTCTCGAACACGAGAACTCCTTTGCCTCATAGGTAGAACAACTCTTGGAGATCTATAGTATGTACCGACTTCGTCTTCTTCGGGCCTAACAGATTCTGTCCAAGAGCAGTCGCTATTAGCGTGACCAGGAGTTGCTTTATGAGTGGAAGCTGAAGATTGCCTATATACTTTCTTCTGAATCATTTCGTTTGTTCTTAGATACCCCTTACTCTACCCTCACCAGCCCATTACTTGTAGCTGGCATTCTTAAATCAATGAAGCAAACATATTGATTTCTAAAGGAGCCAACTCATGAAAACCCTATTCATTTCCACTCTTGCATTGACTGCTGCTACATTAGTTCTCTCCCCTGTTGCCAATGCAGCCGAAGTTGTTTCTACTTCTGTCCAGCAACGTCGCCTAGAGGTGCTTGACACGCAAACCAAAGCGGTTGAAAACGTTCAAAAATCTCGTCTAGAGCACCTAGACAGCCAGACCAAGGCGACTGATAACGTTCAGACTACACGTTTGGAATTTCTCGACAATCAAACTAAAGCCGTTGGCGATATTCAGAAAGTTCGTCTAGAGCACCTAGATAGCCAAACTAAAGCGGTTGAAAACGTTCAAAAATCACGCCTTGAATTTCTAGACGACCAAACCAAAGCGGTTGAAGACGTTCAGACTACCCGACTAGAATTTCTCGACAACCAAACTAAAGCCGTTGGCGATATTCAAAAAGTCCGTCTAGAGCACCTAGATAGCCAAACTAAGGCCATTAACAACATTTAACATGCGCCCGCCACTCATTCCTGAACAATAGAATCGAATGACGCATTGTTGTGCTGATGCCGTCAAAGCCTAGACCTTAGAAGTCTAGGCTTTCTAACGTGACCACTCTCGCTTCGATCACTCACTCGGCTATCAGATACTTCAAATCCTCGATAAAGTTAGTGAAGAACTTTATAGCATCAACTTGCAAGGCAACCCAGGCATTTGAATTAGGCTTTGCGCACTGACGCGTATCTATTAAAGCTTGCCCTTTCGTCCATTCGCCCTGGGTTTCGATTCGAATCTTCGCGCGTTGCATTACCAGCGTATCAGGATAGAAAAGATAGCCCAAGGTTGCCGCGTCGTGAATTAAAAAGCCTAACTCTCCGCTAGTTTCCCGATATTTCAGAGCGGTTTCAACCATGAATTGACAGAGCTGCACTATAAACCGAGCTAGCTGGCTGTGGGGATTTGGCTCAATTACCGCCTTAGCCATCTCTTGAGTGAATACCAAATTTTGAGTTACATCTAAGGGCAATACAACAATATCATCGCGGCTATCAAATACCACCTGAGCGGCTTTAGGATTGAACCAAACGTTGAACTCTGCGATTGGTGTGACATTTCCTGAACAGTGAAATGCCCCTCCCATCACTACAACTTCCTTAGCTTGTTTAAGAATGCCGGGCTGTTTGATCTCAGCCGCAGCTAGATTGGTTAAGGGCCCAATAGCAACAATAGTAATAGTGCCGGGGTTGCTATTTAACTGTTCTATTAGTAATTCGTCAGCCATGATAGCAGACTCATAGTCGCTGGTTGACGGCGGTAGAATTCGAGATAAATTTCCCATACCGTCTGCTCCATGGATGTGAGCAGCATCTTTTGAATCTTCTTGAATCAAAACCCCACGCCCCACAGGTATGTTAGAAAAACCAGTCAGTTCAAGGATTTGGTTGCTATTTCTAAAGGTTTGGTGAGCAGCGACGTTGCCTACTGCAGTGGTAATAGCAACTAGCTCAGCATGCTGTTGTCTAACCAAGCTCAGCGCCCACAGAATGGCAAAAATATCATCGCCGCCAGGGTCAGTGTCTATGATGATCTTGGTCGCTGCTATCGGAGATGGGGACATATCAGAACTCTTAGTCTTTCCAAAGGCCGATGATACAACTATTCTTTTGTTAAGAAGTAGACTCGATCGACAGTAAGACAAATCAAGTGATCTTAAAGCCTTACTCTACAATGGGCCGAACTATATTTTTAGGACTCTTTCGGCGCCTGCTCCGTATAGGGGTTTCTACTACTTCTTAAGTCCAAGTCTGATAACCCTTATCTCCTTTGGATGAGAGCATTCGAATATCATAAGTCTCATACCAATTCTACGACCTTAGTATGCGGTGATAGCTTTCACGCTTTCATCATTGCACCTTATGTGTGGGTATAGCTCCACTATTCGCTCAGTTAGACTATCTTTCAGATCGCTTTGATATTTCGATGGCGGTAGGTAGAATGATCTCTCCTATCATCTGTTTTCTACCTTTTCTCTAACTTCATGCTCTGATGATGAAGTAGATTTTTTCGATGCACCTGCAACAACTGGAATCTGAACAATAAACTCACTACCTTGACTGACAATAGATCGACAAGATAGGTCGTCATGGTGCTTTTGGGAAATAATACTATAGCTAATAGAAAGCCCCATTCCTGTTCCTTTCCCTATTGGTTTAGTCATGTAGAAAGTGTCAAAGATACGAGTTCGAACCTCGACTGGGATACCGAGGCCGTTGTCGATGATAGTAATCTCTACCTAGTCACATCTTTCTCTAGTAAAGCTAGAGGTGCGCAGCGAAATATGTCCCTGATAATTGTTCTGATGTCTTTCTGCTGCTTCCTTGCCTGCATCAACAGCGTTAGCCAAAAGATTCATAAACCGCCTGTTTTAGCAAGCCCGGGTAGCACTCTACAGAAGGCAGCGTTCCATAGTTCTTTCCTACAGTAATCGCTGGGCGTTCCGTTCCTTTTGCTAATCGATGCTTCAAGATCAGTAAAGTATCCTCTAACGCTTCGTGAATATTCACTGACTTAGATCCTTGTTCATCAGATCGAGAAAAGTTCCTCAATGAAAGAACAATCTCTTTAATACGTTCAGAGCCCACCTGTGTGGATCTCAAAATCTTCGGTAAGCCCTCTTTATCAAAATTGATATCAGCTTCTGCAAGTCTGTTCAGTTAGCTCTTTTGACCACTGCTGTATTCCATTCCCGTACACTTCTTTTTATAGCTGGTAGGTCTTGCCAAACAAGAAGTCTATTGCCCGATCAGACTGATTGTCACGAATAAGTTTGAACGCATCGTTCTTCATATCAAAGAGTTTCAAGTTAGCGTCATTGATTTGGGCAGCATGGCGAGCGTAGGTATTTGGTGCTAGTTCAATGGCGTGGTTGATTGAATCTGTTAGAAGAGGTTCGTAGGTGTCGTAACGATTTATTGAGTGCTGTAGAGACTCTGGAGTTGACAGTCTGAAGTTGCTATATAGATCTATATATGAGAGCTGCTCTTGAAGCTTTGACATAGCGCTCTAGACTTTTAAACAAGACTAAAGGTCTCTAGTCCATTTGCCTTCAATTTACGTTGTTGTAAATTGTGGTTTTTCTTACAATTTGTGTTTGGTCCTTAAGCTAGGATCAATAGATGAGAGGAGTGAGTCAATTCCACACTTGTTGCCCCAACGCCCCCTAAAAGCCCAAACTGGAGACCACCTATGACAAATTCGTCATCTATCAGCTCAACTCATCCCGCACAACATACTGAGCTTTGGCAGAGTTTGAAGAGTGCGATCGCAAACAGCTCTGGTTTTCAAAGCTGGTACTCTGAGCAATCTAGCTCCCTAGTGACCGCTACGTCTACAGAAAATATGGTGCGACTGTACTTGCGTGAGACGTTAGAAACGTTAGCGTACTAATTGGTTGCCGATACTTCCATTGCCCGTTTTTGATCTGACTCAAACAACTCTTTTAATTTTAGTATTCTAAAACTTTGATCAGAAGAGTTTTTTGAGTTCTAGGCAGTTGTGAGGTCATCTTTAACTTGCCCAGGATGCTCCTCAAGCGCTGCTTAGGCGTCTAGCTCTCGACGGCCTTCTAACGCTCTAGCTAGCGTTACCTCGTCTGCATATTCTAAGTCACCGCCCATAGGTAGCCCAAACGCGATCCGAGTGACTTTGGTGAATGGCTTCAGCAGCTGGCCAACATACAGCGTAGTTGTATCGCCTTCGATACTAGGACTGATTGCTAAGATTGCCTCACTGATGCCTTCCCTATTTACTCTATGAACTAGCTGCCCTACATTCAGTTGTTCTGGGCCAATGCCATCCATTGGCGAAATTAAGCCGCCGAGTACGTGATATCTTCCCTTGTATTCACGTGTCTTTTCTAGCGCAATCACATCTTTAGATTCGGCTACTACACAGATTGTATTGCGATCGCGCGACTGGGAACGGCAAATATTGCACACCGGCTCAGCTGATAGGTGAAAGCATTGTGAGCACTGGCCTACCTGATTTTTTGCGTCAATTAAAGCATTTGCTAACGCTCTGACCTCAGCTTCGGGCCGCTTCAGCATATGCATCGCTAGTCGCTGCGCTGATTTAGGTCCAATACCAGGCAGGCGTTGAAATTCTTCAATCAATTTAGCTAAGGGGCGGGTGTAGATAGAAAGACTCCTAAGAAAGTATGAAGAACAAATCGTGAAGTTTTGAAGCTGATGGTTACATCTACGATTCCTCAGCTTCAGTTTCAAGTTGTGCTGGGGGTGAGCCAACTTGTTCGCTTTTGCCACGAACCGGCGGTAGGCTATCAACTAGCCCCATTTCAAAAGCAGCATCAGGAAGCTGACCAGCTAGATATTTCCCAGGTTCAAATAGCCCGCTAGGGGTCATACACACTTGGCGAAGCTCGACAATCTCGGTTTCAGCAAATATTTCTCTAGATAAGCGGCGTTCGAGGGCCATATCGTATCCTTATTCGTCTGTCTGCCAATACTCTTGAGTATAGTCCTCATCGAATATTTTCTTGGGACGCATGATCAAAGCGAGCCCGCCCAAAATCTGGACGTCTGGCTGGGTTTCAAACCAGCTGATCTCTATTTTTCCATCTGCGTCAATGATGAAATAGCTAAATTCATCCCACTGGCGCTTAGCCCGATCGACTATTATCAGCACCTCTTCATCGTCATAGCCATCAGGTGGATTAGGCAGCTGTCCATACTTGGCGAGTAGGGCAATCGGATCTTCGGTCTTTAGAATGACTTGCCATCCAGGAACAGGCACCCAAGCGCCGGTTCCAGAAAATTTGACTAGTCCGAAGGCGTCTTCTGGTTCGACCATCGGTACTTGTTTGTAGTCTGCTGTTGACAGCGGCATTCGGCCTGCTACTGGAACGATAACAGGTGAGTCGGCTTCGTTCTCTAGCCGGAAGATGGGCAGTCTAGGCGCAGCTTTTGACGATACCACTGTGAAGTCGATTAGTAGCTTTTCGATTTTGCTACGA
It includes:
- the recR gene encoding recombination mediator RecR — encoded protein: MCSSYFLRSLSIYTRPLAKLIEEFQRLPGIGPKSAQRLAMHMLKRPEAEVRALANALIDAKNQVGQCSQCFHLSAEPVCNICRSQSRDRNTICVVAESKDVIALEKTREYKGRYHVLGGLISPMDGIGPEQLNVGQLVHRVNREGISEAILAISPSIEGDTTTLYVGQLLKPFTKVTRIAFGLPMGGDLEYADEVTLARALEGRRELDA
- a CDS encoding ATP-binding protein — translated: MTIIDNGLGIPVEVRTRIFDTFYMTKPIGKGTGMGLSISYSIISQKHHDDLSCRSIVSQGSEFIVQIPVVAGASKKSTSSSEHEVREKVENR
- a CDS encoding low-complexity tail membrane protein — its product is MIELQQNRYLWIHFAGLAFVPLLLDVCLAGLASAGPALPFHGQFWAIALVGIVPALAMQWFKPFYIFSLPPSALSPAALSEDQRRCLQIFKSWQIKALSVIVAIFSLWLLKQIYLLLPQISPLMTPNAGLIWGAIAFFIASSFMQISISAGRALLIGPTALKRVPAVDESAIATDFLILGIRLNQLLPAVPDPPATGKIALEEMATEFDKEIQAAHETTVIAEPDQTSSVEVPGEDIQPSNSEPAEVLEPSEPSVDVESPADEASEVEVVIPESLPPEEGSSP
- a CDS encoding nucleoside hydrolase translates to MSPSPIAATKIIIDTDPGGDDIFAILWALSLVRQQHAELVAITTAVGNVAAHQTFRNSNQILELTGFSNIPVGRGVLIQEDSKDAAHIHGADGMGNLSRILPPSTSDYESAIMADELLIEQLNSNPGTITIVAIGPLTNLAAAEIKQPGILKQAKEVVVMGGAFHCSGNVTPIAEFNVWFNPKAAQVVFDSRDDIVVLPLDVTQNLVFTQEMAKAVIEPNPHSQLARFIVQLCQFMVETALKYRETSGELGFLIHDAATLGYLFYPDTLVMQRAKIRIETQGEWTKGQALIDTRQCAKPNSNAWVALQVDAIKFFTNFIEDLKYLIAE